A stretch of the Opisthocomus hoazin isolate bOpiHoa1 chromosome 2, bOpiHoa1.hap1, whole genome shotgun sequence genome encodes the following:
- the PNPT1 gene encoding polyribonucleotide nucleotidyltransferase 1, mitochondrial isoform X2, which yields MAAAATSCRRAALGGLAVGGGTAARWRRLLLPPPLLESCVLRLAPARGAAAEPGPCRPVAVEVGGRKMELSSGKLARFADGSAVVQLGDTAVMVTAVSKTKPSASQFMPLVVDYRQKAAAAGRIPTNYLRRELGSTDKEILTSRVIDRSIRPLFPVGYFYDTQILCNLLAVDGVNDPDVLAINGASAALALSDIPWNGPIGAVRVGLVDGETVINPTRKQMSSSTLNLVVAGAPQNQVVMLEATAENILQQDFCHAIKVGVKHTQQIIQGIQQLVKERGVVKRSVQKLFVAPEEIVECAKKLAFNKIYAVFTDSSHDKISRDEAINKIRLETEEQLKEKFPEAEPYEIMESFNVVSKDIFRNLVLNEYRRCDGRDLTSLRDIKCEVNMFKMLHGSALFQRGQTQVLCTVTFDSIESSVKSDLISTVVSGIKDKNFMLHYEFPPYATNEIGKVTGTNRRELGHGSSSMASACGGSLALMDAGVPVSGAVAGVAIGLITKCSLEKGDIEDYRLLTDILGIEDYYGDMDFKMAGTNKGVTALQVDLKLPGIPIKIVMEAIQQATAAKREILQIMNQTLAKPRPNRKESGPVVETIHVPLSKRLRFVGPGAYNLKKLQAQTGVTVSQLDEETYSVFAPTPSAMHEAREFIREICKDDQEVNLEFGAVYTATITEIRDSGVMVKLYPNMTPVLLHNSQLDQRKIKHPSALGLEVGQEIQVKYFGRDPTDGRMRLSRKILQSPATTVLKTLTDKNSIVLGGTIPQSSTSSQ from the exons ATGGCTGCCGCCGCTACGAGCTGTCGTCGCGCCGCGCTCGGCGGTTTGGCCGTTGGCGGCGGGACCGCGGCCCGatggcggcggctgctgctgccaccgccgCTCCTGGAGAGCTGCGTGCTGCGGCTGGCGCCCGCCCGCGGTGCTGCGGCGGAGCCCGGGCCCTGCCGGCCGGTGGCGGTGGAGGTGGGGGGCAG AAAGATGGAACTGTCTTCTGGAAAACTTGCTAGGTTTGCTGATGGATCTGCTGTtgttcag CTAGGTGACACAGCAGTAATGGTCACAGCAGTCAGTAAAACTAAGCCTTCTGCATCTCAGTTTATGCCATTAGTG gttgaCTATCGTCAGAAAGCTGCTGCAGCAGGAAGAATTCCTACAAACTATCTAAGAAGAGAACTTGGTTCCACTGATAAAGAAATTCTTACGAGCAGAGTAATAG ATCGGTCAATCAGACCACTTTTTCCAGTAGGCTACTTTTATGATACACAG ATCCTTTGTAATCTTTTAGCAGTAGATGGTGTCAATGATCCTGATGTTCTGGCAATTAATGGAG CTTCTGCAGCACTTGCATTATCTGATATCCCATGGAATGGTCCTATTG GTGCAGTAAGGGTAGGACTGGTTGATGGAGAAACTGTTATCAATCCAACTCGAAAACAGATGTCTTCTAGTACTTTAAATTTAGTCGTTGCTGGAGCTCCTCAAAATCAAGTTG TTATGTTGGAAGCAACTGCTGAGAATATATTGCAACAAGACTTCTGTCATGCCATCAAGGTGGGGGTGAAGCATACCCAGCAAATAATTCAGGGAATTCAACAGCTAGTGAAAGAACGGGGCGTTGTCAAGAGAAGTGTTCAGAAGTTATTTGTTGCTCCTGAAGAGATCGTGGAATGTGCAAAGAA actTGCTTTTAACAAGATCTATGCGGTGTTCACAGATTCTAGCCATGATAAA ATTTCTAGAGATGAAGCAATTAACAAAATAAGGCTCGAAACAGAAGAACAGCTGAAag AAAAATTTCCAGAGGCTGAGCCTTATGAAATCATGGAATCTTTCAATGTGGTTTCAAAGGATATTTTTAGAAATCTTGTTCTGAATGAATATAGAAG GTGTGACGGGAGAGATTTGACTTCCCTCAGAGATATTAAATGTGAAGTGAACATGTTTAAAATGCTTCATGGATCAGCCTTATTTCAGAGAGGTCAAACACAG GTTCTCTGTACAGTTACATTTGACTCTATAGAATCAAGTGTAAAATCTGATCTTATCTCAACGGTAGTGAG TGGAATAAAAGATAAAAACTTCATGCTGCATTATGAG TTTCCTCCTTATGCAACTAATGAGATTGGCAAAGTTACTGGTACAAACAGAAGAGAACTTGGACATG GGTCCTCTTCAATGGCTTCTGCATGTGGTGGAAGTTTGGCATTAATGGATGCAG GAGTTCCTGTATCGGGTGCAGTGGCAGGTGTAGCAATAGGTCTCATTACCAAATGCAGTCTGGAAAAAGGAGATATTGAGGACTATCGTTTGCTGACGGATATCCTG GGAATTGAAGATTACTATGGTGATATGGATTTCAAGATGGCGGGAACTAATAAAGGAGTAACTGCCTTACAG GTTGATCTAAAACTGCCAGGAATACCAATAAAAATTGTAATGGAAGCTATTCAGCAAGCTACAG CTGCAAAGAGGGAGATTTTACAAATTATGAACCAAACACTGGCAAAACCCAGACCTAACAGAAAAGAAAGTGGACCGGTTGTAG AAACTATCCATGTTCCGTTATCAAAAAGATTAAGATTTGTTGGTCCTGGGGCCTACAATTTGAAAAAACTCCAAGCACAGACTG gtGTAACTGTAAGTCAGCTGGATGAAGAGACATATTCTGTGTTTGCCCCCACACCTAGTGCTATGCATGAAGCAAGAGAATTTATCCGTGAAATCTGCAAAGATGAT CAGGAAGTTAATTTGGAATTTGGTGCAGTTTATACAGCCACAATAACTGAAATAAG AGATTCTGGAGTGATGGTAAAATTGTATCCAAACATGACACCAGTGTTACTTCATAATTCACAACTTGATCAAAGAAAG
- the PNPT1 gene encoding polyribonucleotide nucleotidyltransferase 1, mitochondrial isoform X1: MAAAATSCRRAALGGLAVGGGTAARWRRLLLPPPLLESCVLRLAPARGAAAEPGPCRPVAVEVGGRKMELSSGKLARFADGSAVVQLGDTAVMVTAVSKTKPSASQFMPLVVDYRQKAAAAGRIPTNYLRRELGSTDKEILTSRVIDRSIRPLFPVGYFYDTQILCNLLAVDGVNDPDVLAINGASAALALSDIPWNGPIGAVRVGLVDGETVINPTRKQMSSSTLNLVVAGAPQNQVVMLEATAENILQQDFCHAIKVGVKHTQQIIQGIQQLVKERGVVKRSVQKLFVAPEEIVECAKKLAFNKIYAVFTDSSHDKISRDEAINKIRLETEEQLKEKFPEAEPYEIMESFNVVSKDIFRNLVLNEYRRCDGRDLTSLRDIKCEVNMFKMLHGSALFQRGQTQVLCTVTFDSIESSVKSDLISTVVSGIKDKNFMLHYEFPPYATNEIGKVTGTNRRELGHGALAERALKPIIPQDFPFTIRVTSEVLESNGSSSMASACGGSLALMDAGVPVSGAVAGVAIGLITKCSLEKGDIEDYRLLTDILGIEDYYGDMDFKMAGTNKGVTALQVDLKLPGIPIKIVMEAIQQATAAKREILQIMNQTLAKPRPNRKESGPVVETIHVPLSKRLRFVGPGAYNLKKLQAQTGVTVSQLDEETYSVFAPTPSAMHEAREFIREICKDDQEVNLEFGAVYTATITEIRDSGVMVKLYPNMTPVLLHNSQLDQRKIKHPSALGLEVGQEIQVKYFGRDPTDGRMRLSRKILQSPATTVLKTLTDKNSIVLGGTIPQSSTSSQ; the protein is encoded by the exons ATGGCTGCCGCCGCTACGAGCTGTCGTCGCGCCGCGCTCGGCGGTTTGGCCGTTGGCGGCGGGACCGCGGCCCGatggcggcggctgctgctgccaccgccgCTCCTGGAGAGCTGCGTGCTGCGGCTGGCGCCCGCCCGCGGTGCTGCGGCGGAGCCCGGGCCCTGCCGGCCGGTGGCGGTGGAGGTGGGGGGCAG AAAGATGGAACTGTCTTCTGGAAAACTTGCTAGGTTTGCTGATGGATCTGCTGTtgttcag CTAGGTGACACAGCAGTAATGGTCACAGCAGTCAGTAAAACTAAGCCTTCTGCATCTCAGTTTATGCCATTAGTG gttgaCTATCGTCAGAAAGCTGCTGCAGCAGGAAGAATTCCTACAAACTATCTAAGAAGAGAACTTGGTTCCACTGATAAAGAAATTCTTACGAGCAGAGTAATAG ATCGGTCAATCAGACCACTTTTTCCAGTAGGCTACTTTTATGATACACAG ATCCTTTGTAATCTTTTAGCAGTAGATGGTGTCAATGATCCTGATGTTCTGGCAATTAATGGAG CTTCTGCAGCACTTGCATTATCTGATATCCCATGGAATGGTCCTATTG GTGCAGTAAGGGTAGGACTGGTTGATGGAGAAACTGTTATCAATCCAACTCGAAAACAGATGTCTTCTAGTACTTTAAATTTAGTCGTTGCTGGAGCTCCTCAAAATCAAGTTG TTATGTTGGAAGCAACTGCTGAGAATATATTGCAACAAGACTTCTGTCATGCCATCAAGGTGGGGGTGAAGCATACCCAGCAAATAATTCAGGGAATTCAACAGCTAGTGAAAGAACGGGGCGTTGTCAAGAGAAGTGTTCAGAAGTTATTTGTTGCTCCTGAAGAGATCGTGGAATGTGCAAAGAA actTGCTTTTAACAAGATCTATGCGGTGTTCACAGATTCTAGCCATGATAAA ATTTCTAGAGATGAAGCAATTAACAAAATAAGGCTCGAAACAGAAGAACAGCTGAAag AAAAATTTCCAGAGGCTGAGCCTTATGAAATCATGGAATCTTTCAATGTGGTTTCAAAGGATATTTTTAGAAATCTTGTTCTGAATGAATATAGAAG GTGTGACGGGAGAGATTTGACTTCCCTCAGAGATATTAAATGTGAAGTGAACATGTTTAAAATGCTTCATGGATCAGCCTTATTTCAGAGAGGTCAAACACAG GTTCTCTGTACAGTTACATTTGACTCTATAGAATCAAGTGTAAAATCTGATCTTATCTCAACGGTAGTGAG TGGAATAAAAGATAAAAACTTCATGCTGCATTATGAG TTTCCTCCTTATGCAACTAATGAGATTGGCAAAGTTACTGGTACAAACAGAAGAGAACTTGGACATG GTGCACTGGCAGAAAGAGCTTTGAAACCAATTATTCCCCAGGATTTCCCATTCACAATACGAGTTACTTCTGAAGTCCTAGAGTCAAATG GGTCCTCTTCAATGGCTTCTGCATGTGGTGGAAGTTTGGCATTAATGGATGCAG GAGTTCCTGTATCGGGTGCAGTGGCAGGTGTAGCAATAGGTCTCATTACCAAATGCAGTCTGGAAAAAGGAGATATTGAGGACTATCGTTTGCTGACGGATATCCTG GGAATTGAAGATTACTATGGTGATATGGATTTCAAGATGGCGGGAACTAATAAAGGAGTAACTGCCTTACAG GTTGATCTAAAACTGCCAGGAATACCAATAAAAATTGTAATGGAAGCTATTCAGCAAGCTACAG CTGCAAAGAGGGAGATTTTACAAATTATGAACCAAACACTGGCAAAACCCAGACCTAACAGAAAAGAAAGTGGACCGGTTGTAG AAACTATCCATGTTCCGTTATCAAAAAGATTAAGATTTGTTGGTCCTGGGGCCTACAATTTGAAAAAACTCCAAGCACAGACTG gtGTAACTGTAAGTCAGCTGGATGAAGAGACATATTCTGTGTTTGCCCCCACACCTAGTGCTATGCATGAAGCAAGAGAATTTATCCGTGAAATCTGCAAAGATGAT CAGGAAGTTAATTTGGAATTTGGTGCAGTTTATACAGCCACAATAACTGAAATAAG AGATTCTGGAGTGATGGTAAAATTGTATCCAAACATGACACCAGTGTTACTTCATAATTCACAACTTGATCAAAGAAAG